The following coding sequences lie in one Spea bombifrons isolate aSpeBom1 chromosome 5, aSpeBom1.2.pri, whole genome shotgun sequence genomic window:
- the NFX1 gene encoding transcriptional repressor NF-X1 has protein sequence MAEAQPSGPSKYNPDAADFIPRERLSHQPSWRSHGRPESNRGWSRNNNMPPSHQQPPREKNHESLSQKMPFNNTVKSSNEQSQQGSPDTSGANKPVKNHSFQNQRWHRSRSERSHTRNHPRQPLSDTSARPAFAGTTPLGDWRIRTREPSDLCSSESEKEVGNADNRGAKPKRLTHVSGGSLRGPRDRTKHSYDRDKRVVPKQKVEDMFENIPPRNMAKSIPPKEEHFKTRLERYDGDGACEDKPRQPRPVKNTLHDSLDWKKPQDVVQPCKPNEPHRSKVLRHDKSQSAAKDRKVERGQQPVLSNAYQEPKARGPHWATDGDKHSGRKPPPQDRPPKTSMQPGFGRQWKKHDIPKNKETHTGSLIEQLTAEKYECMVCCEVVRVMAPVWSCQSCFHVFHLNCIKKWARSPASQAEGKLPATLSMLTDGNSGWRCPACQNVTSRVPSIYTCFCGKVNHPEWNRNEIPHSCGELCGKKRAALDCPHTCNILCHPGPCPSCPAYTTKTCECGRTSQSVRCGLSSTMHCTDVCGTLLNCGEHSCTQVCHAGKCPACQQIIHQACYCGGSSRDVPCGTDKDNYDGFGNFSCQKLCGKKLNCGKHGCTEVCHPQPCQPCPRLPQVVRFCPCGQTPLSKLLELGCVDRKTCMDPIPSCGKTCGKPLPCGSHDFIHTCENLCHEGECGPCSRNSNISCRCGFKTKEVPCALIQSEEDLTFVCDKRCNKKRQCGRHKCNDICCVDKEHKCSLICGHKLNCGIHRCDQPCHRGNCQTCWQTSFDELTCYCGESVIFPPIPCGTRPPECKNSCTRQHECDHPVFHSCHSEEKCPPCTYLTQKWCMGKHEIRNNIPCHLSDISCGLRCNQMLKCGMHKCKRICHKGECLIDEDCKQPCTLPRPDCGHPCLAPCHPAQPCPPSACSAMIELQCECGRRKETMICSAASSTYQRIAAISMAAKLTEMQLGDSVDIGRLVTKKEIKQTRLQCDEECLALERNRRLAEALNISENSDPFNTRSGAKYSDILKEDAKKDLKFVSEIEREIKALVDAVNKGKQTKKSHCFPPMNRDHRKMIHDLAEVYFVESVSYDNEPKRNVVITAVKGKSMCPNVSLMTVMEREMQTRPPPPIAHYRHQPERNGGSSSAHMAKWEEPGIDYFDVQD, from the exons GGCCATCAAAGTACAATCCTGATGCAGCTGACTTTATTCCCAGAGAAAGATTAAGTCACCAGCCCAGTTGGAGAAGTCATGGGAGACCTGAAAGTAACAGAGGTTGGAGCAGGAACAATAACAtgcccccttctcaccagcAACCTCCCAGAGAGAAGAACCATGAGAGCCTTTCACAGAAAATGCCGTTTAACAACACTGTGAAAAGTAGCAATGAACAAAGCCAGCAGGGCTCCCCAGACACCTCTGGTGCAAACAAACCTGTGAAGAATCACAGCTTTCAGAATCAGAGGTGGCATAGGTCAAGAAGTGAAAGGTCTCACACTAGAAACCATCCCAGGCAACCTCTCTCAGACACATCAGCAAGGCCAGCTTTTGCTGGAACCACACCGCTTGGTGACTGGCGCATACGAACAAGAGAGCCCAGTGACTTGTGCTCATCAGAAAGTGAGAAGGAGGTGGGCAACGCTGATAACAGAGGAGCTAAACCAAAGAGATTGACCCATGTGTCAGGAGGGTCTCTTAGAGGTCCAAGAGATAGAACAAAGCATTCGTATGACCGAGACAAACGAGTAGTTCCCAAGCAAAAAGTGGAAGACATGTTTGAGAACATACCCCCACGGAATATGGCAAAATCAATACCACCTAAGGAAGAGCATTTCAAAACCAGACTTGAACGGTATGATGGGGATGGAGCATGTGAAGACAAGCCGAGGCAACCACGTCCTGTGAAGAACACTCTACATGACTCCTTGGACTGGAAAAAACCCCAAGATGTTGTTCAACCATGTAAACCGAATGAGCCTCACAGAAGCAAGGTATTGAGACATGACAAAAGTCAATCGGCAGCTAAAGACAGAAAAGTCGAGAGGGGACAGCAACCTGTCCTCTCTAATGCCTATCAAGAGCCAAAGGCACGTGGCCCCCATTGGGCAACTGATGGCGATAAACATTCAGGGAGAAAACCTCCCCCTCAGGATCGTCCTCCCAAGACATCTATGCAGCCCGGCTTTGGCAGACAGTGGAAAAAACATGATATACCAAAGAACAAGGAAACTCACACAG GGTCTCTGATCGAGCAGCTGACTGCTGAGAAGTATGAGTGCATGGTGTGCTGCGAGGTGGTGAGAGTCATGGCCCCGGTCTGGAGCTGTCAAAGCTGTTTCCATGTTTTTCACCTCAACTGCATCAAGAAGTGGGCTCGATCGCCAGCATCACAAGCAGAAGGCAAGTTACCCGCTACCTTATCAATGCTgactg ATGGTAACAGTGGATGGCGTTGCCCGGCCTGCCAAAATGTTACCTCTCGAGTTCCCAGTATCTACACCTGCTTTTGCG GCAAGGTTAACCATCCTGAATGGAATAGAAATGAGATTCCTCACAGCTGTGGCGAGCTCTGTGGAAAGAAGCGAGCGGCCCTGGACTGTCCTCACACCTGCAACAT TCTGTGTCATCCTGGTCCCTGTCCATCGTGCCCTGCCTATACGACAAAGACCTGCGAATGTGGAAGAACAAG CCAGTCTGTTCGCTGTGGACTGTCCTCTACCATGCACTGTACTGATGTTTGCGGGACTCTGCTAAACTGCGGGGAGCACAGCTGTACTCAGGTGTGTCACGCCGGGAAATGCCCCGCGTGCCAGCAAATTATACATCAAG CATGCTACTGTGGTGGGAGTTCCCGGGATGTGCCGTGTGGAACAGACAAAGATAACTACGATGGATTTGGAAACTTCTCCTGCCAGAAACTTTGTGGCAA GAAACTGAACTGTGGGAAGCATGGCTGTACTGAAGTTTGTCACCCTCAGCCTTGCCAGCCATGTCCTCGGCTCCCTCAAGTTGTCCGTTTTTGCCCCTGCGGACAGACGCCTTTGAGCAAACTGTTGGAGCTGGGGTGTGTGGACAGGAAGACCTGCATGGACCCGATACCTTCTTGTGGAAAAACCTGTGGCAAGCCTCTGCCTTGTGGCTCTCATG ATTTTATTCACACCTGTGAGAACCTCTGTCACGAAGGTGAATGCGGCCCTTGTTCCCGCAACTCTAACATATCTTGCCGGTGCGGCTTCAAAACAAAG GAAGTTCCATGTGCGCTGATCCAGAGTGAAG agGACCTTACGTTTGTCTGTGATAAACGCTGCAATAAGAAGCGTCAGTGCGGAAGGCATAAATGCAATGATATTTGCTGCGTG GACAAAGAACACAAGTGCTCCTTAATTTGTGGACATAAACTGAACTGTGGCATTCACAGATGTGATCAGCCTTGTCACCGTGGCAACTGTCAGACCTGCTGGCAAACAA GTTTTGATGAACTTACGTGCTACTGTGGGGAGTCTGTGATTTTTCCTCCGATACCTTGCGGCACCAGACCACCAGAGTGTAAAAACTCTTGTACCAGACAACATGAGTGTGATCATCCGG TTTTTCATTCATGTCACAGCGAGGAGAAGTGTCCCCCTTGCACATACCTTACCCAGAAATGGTGTATGGGAAAACACGAG ATTAGAAACAATATCCCGTGTCACCTCAGTGACATCTCGTGTGGTCTGCGCTGCAACCAGATGTTAAAATGCGGCATGCACAAATGTAAGAGGATCTGTCACAAAGGAGAGTGCCTCATCGATGAAGACTGCAAGCAGCCGTGTACCCTGCCGAGGCCAGACTGTGGCCACCCGTGCTTGGCACCCTGTCACCCGGCGCAGCCCTGTCCACCTTCTGCGTGCAGCGCTATG ATTGAACTTCAATGTGAATGTGGGAGAAGGAAGGAGACGATGATTTGCTCAGCAGCATCATCCACTTATCAAAG AATCGCTGCTATATCTATGGCTGCTAAGCTCACGGAAATGCAACTTGGGGACTCTGTGGATATTGGAAGACTTGttaccaaaaaagaaataaagcaaacaag GCTGCAGTGTGATGAAGAATGCCTGGCTCTGGAAAGGAACAG GCGTCTAGCAGAAGCTctgaatatttctgaaaactctGACCCTTTTAACACGCGTTCTGGAGCCAAGTACAGTGACATCTTGAAGGAAGATGCAAA gaAAGATTTAAAATTTGTTTCAGAAATAGAACGTGAAATTAAGGCACTTGTGGATGCAGTAAACAAG ggaAAGCAAACCAAAAAAAGCCACTGCTTTCCGCCGATGAACAGAGACCACCGGAAAATGATTCACGATCTGGCCGAAGTTTACTTTGTGGAGAGTGTGAGTTATGACAACGAACCCAAGCGCAATGTCGTAATCACGGCTGTTAA aggcaAATCTATGTGCCCAAATGTTTCCCTCATGACTGTGATGGAACGAGAGATGCAGACGAGGCCACCTCCACCCATTGCTCATTACAGGCATCA